The following coding sequences are from one Pusillimonas sp. DMV24BSW_D window:
- a CDS encoding hemerythrin domain-containing protein — protein sequence MSDHPIQQLVDDHRYILMVVNHLNSLAPGIAGSEPVNASVLRQAVQFMREFADHCHHGKEEDLLFPALVDANVPESGCPIGGLKGEHIKGRKLVGQLEEGIDFLDTDEAKARQTICEAIHGIALLYPDHIWKEDAMVFPMAERLLSDAQVNALKVGFAEVERIHAHHHQHHMQFALSLQTA from the coding sequence ATGTCAGACCATCCCATTCAACAGCTTGTTGACGACCATCGCTATATTCTGATGGTTGTAAATCATTTAAATAGCCTTGCGCCTGGTATTGCCGGCTCTGAACCCGTTAATGCGTCCGTCCTGCGACAAGCCGTTCAATTCATGCGTGAATTTGCCGACCACTGCCATCACGGCAAAGAGGAAGACCTGCTCTTTCCCGCACTGGTCGACGCCAATGTCCCGGAGAGCGGGTGCCCAATTGGCGGGCTAAAAGGCGAACACATTAAAGGCCGAAAACTGGTAGGGCAACTTGAAGAAGGCATTGATTTTCTGGATACAGACGAAGCGAAAGCGCGCCAGACCATTTGCGAAGCTATTCACGGCATTGCCCTGCTCTACCCCGACCACATTTGGAAAGAAGACGCTATGGTGTTCCCCATGGCGGAACGCCTATTAAGCGATGCACAAGTCAATGCGCTGAAAGTGGGCTTTGCAGAGGTCGAGCGAATCCACGCCCACCACCATCAGCACCATATGCAATTTGCCCTGAGCCTGCAAACAGCCTAA
- a CDS encoding TRAP transporter small permease has product MAFAKFLFKLASIVSVFLLVFMVVMTDADVFFRQLFNRSIFGAAELVNFALAIVIGAGLVTAVRDKCHISVDIFSDYLSCILPRFHRAWLAWINVLGIFSVASLVTFYAVKKIHDRELSFLLEFQVGWVFLACGILCFMAFLVQLITQVLRHPE; this is encoded by the coding sequence ATGGCTTTTGCCAAATTTTTATTCAAGTTGGCCAGTATTGTTTCGGTCTTTTTGTTGGTTTTCATGGTTGTCATGACTGACGCCGATGTCTTCTTTCGTCAGCTGTTTAATCGATCCATCTTCGGGGCGGCGGAACTCGTTAATTTTGCGCTTGCTATTGTGATTGGTGCAGGGTTGGTGACAGCAGTGCGTGATAAATGCCATATCAGCGTCGATATATTCAGTGATTATCTTTCCTGCATTCTTCCACGGTTTCACAGGGCGTGGCTTGCATGGATAAATGTGTTGGGAATTTTTTCCGTAGCCTCGCTGGTGACGTTTTATGCGGTAAAAAAAATCCACGATCGCGAGCTGTCTTTTCTTCTGGAATTCCAGGTGGGCTGGGTGTTTCTTGCCTGTGGCATATTGTGTTTTATGGCATTTCTGGTCCAGTTGATCACCCAAGTTCTACGACATCCAGAGTAG
- a CDS encoding TRAP transporter large permease: MYLAIIGFCALIALSFTGIPLAYASLIVGIVGFGLMRDFGAAFTMAGQQVAELFVNPNLVVVPLFILMGELIRRSNVADELYAIGNVMVGRFRGGLAMATILACGAFSAVCGSSVAAAASMTKVSMPPMRRHGYKDSISAGSVAAGGTLGILIPPSIPMVIYCIFAREDIGLMFAAGVVPGLLLILVFLLAIRIWIFFRPQLAPLGEPMSTTDKIGVFKKGGAFLLLFIIVLGGIYVGVFTPTEAASVGAAGAWLIAIQRGYMRRWREYVDTFSVAASITAAIFLIAACAMVFAQFINLTGLPFILVNLVDTLNLSGLALILIIGLFVVVLGMIFESLGILVLIVPMFIPALVDQGVNLIWFGVLVMILIEVGLITPPVGINVFTVKSASPDLKLMDIFAGVFPFVLSMFVVAGIIIAFPGLVLWLPDLIR, translated from the coding sequence ATGTATTTAGCCATTATTGGTTTTTGCGCGTTAATTGCGCTTAGTTTCACAGGTATTCCACTTGCCTATGCTTCGCTTATTGTTGGCATTGTTGGGTTCGGTTTAATGCGTGATTTTGGCGCTGCCTTCACAATGGCCGGCCAACAGGTGGCGGAACTGTTTGTTAACCCGAATCTGGTCGTGGTGCCTTTATTTATTTTAATGGGCGAACTGATTCGTCGCTCCAATGTGGCAGATGAGTTATACGCGATTGGCAACGTTATGGTGGGGCGTTTCCGAGGTGGGCTGGCAATGGCAACCATTTTGGCCTGTGGCGCGTTTTCAGCTGTCTGTGGTAGCTCAGTTGCTGCGGCGGCTTCAATGACCAAAGTCTCTATGCCGCCGATGCGGCGTCATGGCTATAAAGATAGTATTTCCGCAGGTTCCGTCGCGGCAGGTGGGACACTGGGCATTCTGATTCCGCCTAGTATTCCCATGGTGATTTATTGTATTTTTGCGCGCGAAGATATTGGTTTGATGTTTGCAGCGGGAGTGGTGCCGGGCTTGTTATTGATCTTGGTTTTTTTGTTGGCTATTCGCATTTGGATTTTTTTCCGACCCCAGTTGGCTCCTTTGGGAGAGCCGATGTCAACGACTGACAAGATTGGCGTCTTCAAAAAAGGTGGGGCGTTTTTACTGTTGTTCATTATTGTGTTGGGCGGTATTTATGTGGGGGTGTTTACGCCCACTGAAGCGGCCAGTGTAGGGGCGGCCGGCGCTTGGCTGATTGCTATTCAGCGTGGCTATATGCGTCGTTGGCGTGAGTATGTGGACACTTTTAGTGTCGCAGCATCTATTACGGCGGCTATTTTTCTGATTGCCGCTTGCGCTATGGTTTTTGCGCAGTTTATCAACCTTACCGGGTTACCTTTTATTCTGGTGAATTTAGTTGATACCTTGAACTTAAGTGGCTTGGCTTTAATTTTAATCATTGGCCTTTTCGTCGTGGTACTGGGTATGATTTTTGAGTCTTTGGGGATCCTGGTGCTTATCGTGCCCATGTTTATTCCTGCCCTTGTAGATCAAGGCGTGAATTTGATTTGGTTCGGTGTGCTTGTGATGATTTTGATTGAAGTCGGTTTAATCACGCCGCCGGTGGGTATTAATGTCTTTACGGTGAAGTCTGCCAGCCCTGATTTGAAACTTATGGATATTTTTGCCGGCGTATTCCCGTTTGTGCTGTCTATGTTTGTGGTTGCCGGTATTATTATTGCGTTTCCAGGGCTGGTTTTATGGTTACCGGATTTGATTCGCTAG
- a CDS encoding inorganic phosphate transporter: MKLQNVNDLQQGTKRSRREFFRYGLALLFVAGIMIYSSLGLGITGQQGILLVVAAMIGGYMAMNIGANDVANNVGPAVGSQSISMGWAIVIAAIFEMAGAIIAGGDVISTVRGDIIDMSYVPDSDHFIALMTAALLAGALWLNLATALGAPVSTTHSIVGAVLGAGLAAGGFAAANWPVMGKIAASWVISPVMGGLIAAGFLLWIKRAITYKTDMVEAARRTVPILIGVMAFSFTTYLMLKGLSKVWKVDFFTAAGIGLAMGLVFWLLMRKLLTRRAGQLNNTKKAINSLFIIPLIFAAALLSFAHGANDVANAIGPLAAIADTVMRGGVSDQAGIPLWVLLIGAFGIALGLALYGPKLIRTVGGEITDLDQMRAFSVAMAAAITVIIASQLGLPVSSTHIAIGGIFGVGFLRERLKSNYSRMLEEIKHHHSGTDKEIVEAFLDRFAAADVATKQTMLKELKAHEADIELSKKEYKKIRKVYKNELVKRTAVTKIVAAWIITVPASALLAAIIYWLMASLL, encoded by the coding sequence ATGAAGCTCCAAAACGTGAACGACCTGCAACAAGGTACCAAACGCAGCCGACGCGAGTTCTTCCGCTACGGACTGGCACTACTGTTTGTTGCCGGAATCATGATTTACTCTTCTCTGGGCTTGGGCATCACCGGGCAACAAGGCATCTTGCTGGTGGTTGCCGCCATGATTGGTGGCTACATGGCCATGAATATTGGCGCCAACGATGTCGCCAACAATGTCGGTCCGGCCGTGGGGTCGCAATCGATCTCCATGGGGTGGGCCATTGTCATTGCGGCCATATTCGAAATGGCCGGCGCCATCATCGCAGGGGGCGACGTCATTTCCACGGTACGCGGTGACATTATCGACATGTCGTACGTACCCGACAGTGATCATTTCATCGCACTCATGACGGCGGCGCTACTTGCCGGCGCACTCTGGCTGAACCTGGCGACCGCGCTCGGCGCCCCGGTCTCCACCACCCATTCTATTGTGGGTGCCGTTTTGGGCGCCGGCCTGGCTGCCGGTGGTTTCGCCGCCGCCAACTGGCCTGTTATGGGAAAAATCGCCGCCAGCTGGGTCATCTCACCCGTCATGGGTGGGCTTATTGCCGCCGGCTTCCTGCTATGGATTAAACGCGCCATCACCTACAAAACCGACATGGTGGAAGCCGCCCGCCGCACGGTGCCCATCCTGATCGGTGTGATGGCGTTTTCTTTCACAACTTACCTGATGCTGAAAGGGTTAAGTAAAGTCTGGAAGGTGGATTTTTTCACTGCAGCCGGAATCGGCCTTGCCATGGGCCTGGTCTTCTGGCTGCTTATGCGTAAATTACTTACGCGTCGAGCCGGTCAGCTTAACAACACCAAAAAAGCCATCAACTCGCTGTTCATTATCCCGTTAATTTTCGCGGCCGCATTGTTAAGCTTCGCTCACGGCGCCAACGATGTCGCTAACGCCATCGGCCCGTTGGCCGCCATTGCCGACACCGTCATGCGCGGCGGCGTATCCGACCAGGCCGGTATTCCATTATGGGTATTGTTAATCGGCGCATTCGGTATCGCGCTTGGCTTGGCGCTATATGGCCCCAAACTGATTCGTACCGTAGGCGGCGAAATTACCGACCTCGACCAAATGCGCGCGTTTTCAGTGGCCATGGCTGCCGCCATTACCGTTATTATCGCTTCGCAGTTGGGCCTGCCGGTCAGCTCCACCCATATTGCCATTGGTGGCATTTTTGGCGTGGGTTTCCTGCGTGAACGTTTGAAGTCAAACTATTCACGCATGCTGGAAGAAATAAAGCACCACCACTCCGGTACCGACAAGGAAATTGTTGAAGCCTTCCTCGACCGCTTTGCAGCCGCCGACGTTGCCACCAAACAAACCATGCTGAAAGAGCTGAAAGCCCATGAAGCCGACATCGAACTGAGCAAAAAAGAATATAAGAAAATTCGCAAGGTTTACAAAAATGAACTGGTGAAGCGTACTGCGGTGACCAAAATTGTGGCCGCCTGGATTATCACCGTGCCCGCATCAGCGCTACTGGCCGCCATTATTTACTGGTTGATGGCGTCGTTGTTGTAA
- a CDS encoding efflux RND transporter permease subunit produces MSFPNLSALAVKERAITLFFLILAVIAGIYAFLSLGRAEDPPFTVRALVVSANWPGATPQEMQEQVANRLEKRIQEVPHLHEIETTVRPGQANLLVEFQDNTPKEIVPDLFYEVRKRMQEEAGSLPEGVIGPIVNDDFADVYFNLIAVTAPGLPMRLVTRDAENIRDRIHQVPGVRKALILGERSERVFIEFDPIRLNNLGLSPTAIFEAIDANNRLVPAGRIETEGPRLYLRLDSDLSEPEELANVPLRIGERLIRLADIATVHRGYEDPPSYLVRSKGQDAVLIGVVMESGANGLELGERLENFIEEERARLPLGMSLNVLTNQADAIAGAVNLFQIKFFIAVAVVVAVSMLAIGLRAGLIVGIAVPVTLGITFLIMLMMRINLDRVTLGALILALGLLVDDAIISVEMMLVKMEEGWDRVKAAAHAWTVTAAPMLFGTLVTVAGFIPIGFAQSAVGEYTGNIFWVLGISLIVSWLVAVIFVPYLGVKMLPAQHKTHQGQDPAQSHHQPYQSSRYQRLRSLITWCVVHRKTVVFITIGLLLLAIAGMATVVQKQFFPTSDRPEVLISVYMPPGTSIEATDRTVQKLEALLSPMEEIESLSAYIGAGAPRFFISASPEMPDPGFAKLIAVATDAQARDRVIDQVNQAIDRGRFPEARIRATGLLYGPPVTWPVAFRILGPNPDTLRDIAYDIRNVMEQNPHVRGAHLDWNERAPILHLNMNKERLRLLGMTPLDVSRQLQFQLEGITVTQLRQDIRSVNVVARMAGLSHDARSNADILSRIEIVTPEGRKLPFSQLGKIETRFEEPVIKRHNRERVLMVQGDVEGAQPNDVSLALWDNLKTLRSNLPPGYHLELAGSVEESTKGESSIQKMQPIMFAVMLIFIMLQMRSFSGTFMVIATAPLGLIGAVLALLMFQQPFGFVALLGLTGLAGILMRNTLILTQQVADNFEAGMSQFEGVVEAAVQRARPVILTALAAVFAFVPLTLDTFWGPLAFVLIGGVAVGTAITLLFVPALYGLWFRIKPQENE; encoded by the coding sequence ATGAGCTTTCCAAACCTGTCGGCGCTGGCGGTTAAGGAACGCGCCATTACCCTGTTTTTTCTCATTCTGGCGGTTATTGCAGGCATCTATGCTTTTTTGTCATTGGGCCGCGCCGAAGACCCTCCCTTCACGGTCCGGGCGCTCGTGGTGTCGGCCAACTGGCCCGGCGCCACGCCACAGGAAATGCAAGAACAGGTGGCGAACCGACTGGAAAAACGCATTCAGGAAGTGCCCCACCTGCACGAAATTGAAACCACCGTGCGCCCCGGGCAGGCCAACCTGCTGGTGGAATTTCAAGACAACACACCCAAAGAAATCGTACCGGACCTGTTTTACGAAGTGCGCAAACGCATGCAGGAAGAGGCCGGCAGCCTGCCTGAAGGCGTCATCGGCCCCATTGTGAATGATGACTTTGCCGACGTTTACTTCAACCTGATTGCCGTGACTGCGCCAGGCCTGCCCATGCGCCTGGTGACACGAGACGCGGAAAACATTCGCGACCGTATCCACCAAGTGCCGGGCGTGCGTAAAGCGCTGATACTAGGCGAACGCAGCGAACGTGTGTTCATCGAGTTCGATCCGATACGCTTGAATAACCTGGGGCTCTCGCCCACGGCAATTTTCGAAGCCATCGACGCGAATAACCGGCTGGTGCCGGCCGGGCGCATTGAAACCGAGGGGCCGCGTTTGTACTTGCGCCTGGACAGCGACCTGTCTGAGCCGGAAGAACTCGCGAACGTTCCATTACGTATTGGCGAGCGCCTGATTCGTCTGGCCGACATCGCCACGGTTCACCGGGGCTACGAAGACCCGCCCAGTTACCTGGTTCGTTCCAAAGGGCAAGACGCTGTTTTAATTGGTGTTGTCATGGAAAGCGGCGCCAACGGCCTGGAACTGGGTGAACGGCTGGAAAATTTTATAGAAGAAGAACGTGCTCGTTTACCGCTCGGGATGTCGCTGAATGTGTTAACCAATCAGGCCGACGCGATTGCCGGCGCAGTGAATCTGTTTCAAATCAAATTTTTTATCGCTGTGGCTGTCGTTGTTGCCGTCAGCATGCTCGCCATCGGCTTACGTGCAGGCCTTATCGTCGGCATTGCCGTGCCCGTTACGCTGGGCATTACCTTTTTGATCATGCTTATGATGCGTATCAATCTGGATCGCGTGACCTTGGGTGCCCTGATTCTGGCTCTGGGTTTATTGGTAGACGACGCGATTATCTCGGTTGAAATGATGCTGGTAAAAATGGAGGAAGGATGGGACCGCGTTAAAGCGGCGGCGCATGCCTGGACAGTGACCGCTGCGCCTATGCTGTTCGGCACGCTGGTCACCGTTGCCGGCTTCATACCGATTGGTTTTGCGCAGTCGGCCGTAGGCGAATACACGGGCAACATTTTCTGGGTACTGGGCATTTCGCTCATCGTATCGTGGCTGGTTGCCGTCATTTTCGTCCCGTACCTGGGCGTTAAGATGTTGCCGGCCCAACACAAGACCCATCAGGGCCAAGACCCGGCGCAATCACACCATCAACCCTATCAGTCTTCACGATATCAACGCTTGCGTTCACTCATAACCTGGTGTGTCGTGCACCGCAAAACCGTTGTGTTTATCACGATTGGACTACTGCTTTTGGCTATTGCAGGCATGGCCACCGTAGTACAGAAGCAATTCTTTCCCACGTCCGACCGGCCCGAGGTGCTGATTAGCGTTTACATGCCGCCAGGTACCAGTATCGAGGCCACGGACCGCACCGTTCAAAAGCTTGAGGCATTGTTATCACCCATGGAGGAAATTGAATCGTTGTCGGCCTACATTGGTGCAGGCGCCCCGCGATTCTTCATTTCCGCCAGCCCCGAAATGCCCGACCCCGGATTTGCTAAATTGATTGCTGTGGCAACGGACGCACAAGCACGCGACCGAGTCATCGACCAGGTGAACCAGGCCATTGATCGCGGCCGTTTCCCCGAGGCCCGGATACGCGCAACGGGCTTGTTGTATGGCCCGCCTGTTACTTGGCCGGTTGCCTTTCGTATCTTGGGGCCTAATCCAGATACGCTGCGCGACATTGCCTACGATATCCGCAACGTAATGGAGCAAAACCCGCACGTTCGCGGCGCCCACCTCGACTGGAATGAACGTGCTCCCATTCTGCATCTGAACATGAATAAAGAGCGTCTGCGCCTACTGGGCATGACGCCGCTCGACGTTTCGCGCCAGCTTCAATTCCAACTGGAAGGCATCACCGTCACCCAGCTGCGCCAGGACATTCGCAGTGTAAATGTCGTCGCGCGCATGGCGGGATTGAGCCACGATGCGCGCAGCAATGCCGACATACTGAGTCGCATTGAAATTGTCACGCCAGAAGGGCGCAAGCTGCCCTTTTCACAATTGGGGAAGATAGAAACCCGCTTTGAAGAACCCGTCATTAAAAGACACAATCGCGAACGCGTGCTGATGGTGCAGGGCGATGTTGAAGGCGCGCAACCCAATGACGTTAGCCTGGCCTTGTGGGACAACCTTAAAACGTTACGCAGCAACCTGCCCCCGGGATATCATCTGGAGCTGGCCGGCTCGGTTGAAGAGTCGACCAAAGGTGAGTCCTCCATACAAAAAATGCAACCCATTATGTTTGCAGTGATGTTGATTTTCATCATGCTGCAAATGCGTTCGTTCTCCGGCACCTTCATGGTCATCGCCACCGCCCCTCTTGGGCTTATCGGCGCAGTACTGGCTTTACTGATGTTCCAGCAGCCTTTTGGCTTTGTCGCCCTGCTTGGGCTCACCGGTCTGGCAGGCATTCTCATGCGCAATACACTGATTCTTACGCAACAGGTAGCCGACAACTTCGAAGCCGGCATGAGTCAATTTGAAGGCGTTGTAGAAGCGGCCGTACAACGTGCGCGCCCGGTCATACTCACCGCATTGGCCGCGGTATTTGCATTTGTGCCGTTAACCCTGGACACCTTCTGGGGCCCACTTGCCTTCGTACTCATTGGAGGGGTAGCCGTAGGCACCGCTATTACTCTATTATTTGTACCAGCCCTTTACGGGCTTTGGTTCCGAATCAAACCACAGGAGAACGAATGA
- a CDS encoding glucose/quinate/shikimate family membrane-bound PQQ-dependent dehydrogenase: MNLTRRPLLLTLTAFVLLLAGLALSAGGLWLFILGDTPLYIAFGLALMLVAILLFKQKALAFFWYAVLLGGLLWWSIQEQGFDWWPLAARVGLFFVVGLWLLVPWVNRSLQGAPGLNKGLLWLALLGTLVVSAASWINDPHRIDGTLAMRTTPDTYRAPNVPKEEWHAYGRTGFGQRYSPLEQITPENIGQLEVAWHYKTGDMRGQPGDPVETTFQVTPLNVGNRLFLCTPHQNVIALDATSGDELWRFDPEIEGDMALQHLTCRGVSYQAEVDKTALEGFSDNCNSRLFMPTSDGRIIALNPENGEVCSAFGKGNGEIDLWNNMPNKRVGGYYSTSPAVVTEDLLIVGGTVLDNVSTSEPSGVIRAFNVNTGELVWNWDAANPEQTEPIAPGETYTPNSPNSWSISSVDEEFGLIYVPMGNQPPDQWGGNRSPEVEKYSTSIVALELDTGRVRWHYQTVHHDLWDYDVPSQPSLLDLTVNGETVPALVQPTKQGELFVLNRLTGEPILPVKEEPAPQGAVLGDFTAPTQPVSKLSFNPPELTGADMWGATLFDQLACRIQFHRYRYDGRFTPPSLEGSLIYPGNFGVFNWGSIAVDPQRQVAFTTPTYLAFVSQLIPRKDDTSLVVHNTPPEHGLPALNENFGAPYAVKLFPFLSLLGIPCQAPPWGYVAGADLATGEIVWKHKNGTVVDSSPLSLPFKMGVPNLGGPLMTAGGVAFLSGTIDNYVRGYDVSTGKQLWKQRLPAGGQATPMSFMGKNGKQYLVVVAGGHGSLDTTAGDDVIAYTLP, translated from the coding sequence ATGAACTTAACCAGGCGCCCGTTACTTCTTACCCTTACCGCATTTGTGCTGTTACTGGCCGGGTTAGCGTTATCAGCCGGCGGGCTCTGGCTTTTCATACTGGGCGACACCCCACTTTATATCGCTTTTGGGTTGGCATTAATGCTGGTCGCCATCCTGCTGTTCAAGCAAAAAGCCCTGGCTTTTTTCTGGTACGCCGTGCTGCTGGGCGGCTTGCTATGGTGGTCCATTCAAGAACAAGGGTTCGATTGGTGGCCACTGGCCGCAAGGGTCGGGCTGTTTTTCGTGGTGGGTCTGTGGTTGCTGGTGCCATGGGTTAACCGGTCGCTGCAAGGCGCACCAGGGCTAAACAAAGGCTTGTTGTGGCTGGCGTTGCTAGGCACACTGGTTGTGTCCGCCGCCAGCTGGATCAACGACCCGCATCGCATCGATGGCACGCTTGCCATGCGCACCACCCCCGACACCTATCGCGCGCCCAACGTCCCCAAAGAAGAGTGGCATGCCTATGGCCGTACCGGCTTCGGTCAGCGTTATTCACCGCTGGAACAAATTACACCGGAGAACATCGGGCAGTTGGAAGTGGCCTGGCACTATAAAACAGGCGATATGCGTGGCCAACCAGGCGACCCGGTTGAAACCACCTTCCAGGTCACGCCCCTGAACGTGGGCAACCGTTTGTTCCTGTGCACCCCGCACCAGAACGTGATTGCACTGGATGCCACTTCGGGTGACGAGCTCTGGCGTTTCGACCCGGAAATCGAAGGCGATATGGCCTTGCAACACCTTACCTGCCGCGGCGTTTCGTATCAGGCCGAAGTGGATAAAACCGCACTGGAAGGGTTTTCTGACAACTGTAATTCACGTTTATTCATGCCCACTTCCGATGGCCGCATCATTGCGCTGAACCCTGAAAACGGCGAGGTCTGCTCTGCCTTCGGGAAAGGCAACGGTGAAATTGACCTTTGGAACAACATGCCCAACAAACGCGTGGGCGGCTATTACTCAACTTCGCCGGCAGTGGTCACCGAAGACCTGCTGATTGTGGGTGGCACCGTACTCGACAATGTTTCCACCAGCGAACCCTCGGGCGTTATTCGTGCATTCAATGTCAATACCGGTGAATTAGTCTGGAACTGGGATGCCGCCAACCCCGAACAAACCGAACCGATAGCACCAGGCGAAACCTATACGCCGAATTCGCCCAACAGCTGGAGCATCAGCAGTGTCGACGAAGAGTTTGGGCTAATTTACGTTCCCATGGGCAACCAGCCACCCGACCAGTGGGGTGGTAACCGCAGCCCCGAAGTCGAGAAATATTCCACCTCGATTGTCGCACTGGAGCTGGATACCGGCCGGGTTCGCTGGCATTACCAAACCGTGCATCACGACTTGTGGGATTACGATGTTCCCTCGCAGCCCAGTTTGCTCGACCTGACGGTTAACGGCGAAACCGTGCCCGCCCTGGTTCAACCCACCAAACAAGGTGAGCTTTTTGTTCTGAACCGGCTAACCGGCGAGCCCATTTTGCCGGTGAAGGAAGAGCCCGCCCCCCAAGGCGCTGTGCTGGGTGACTTCACGGCGCCCACCCAACCTGTTTCGAAACTGTCGTTCAACCCACCGGAACTGACGGGTGCTGATATGTGGGGCGCAACTTTGTTCGACCAGTTAGCTTGCCGCATTCAGTTCCATCGTTATCGTTACGACGGCCGGTTCACCCCGCCTTCGCTGGAAGGGTCTCTTATTTACCCGGGCAATTTTGGCGTGTTCAATTGGGGCAGTATCGCGGTTGATCCTCAACGCCAGGTTGCGTTCACCACCCCAACGTACCTTGCGTTTGTCTCACAACTTATCCCCCGTAAAGACGACACTTCACTGGTAGTCCACAACACACCACCGGAGCACGGTTTACCCGCACTGAACGAAAACTTTGGCGCGCCCTACGCGGTTAAGCTCTTTCCCTTCTTGTCGTTGCTGGGCATACCGTGCCAGGCCCCACCATGGGGTTATGTGGCCGGTGCCGACCTGGCTACCGGCGAGATTGTCTGGAAACACAAAAACGGCACCGTTGTCGACAGCTCACCGTTGTCGCTTCCCTTCAAAATGGGCGTTCCCAACCTCGGAGGCCCGCTCATGACAGCGGGCGGTGTCGCTTTCCTTTCGGGCACTATCGATAATTACGTACGCGGATACGATGTTTCTACCGGCAAACAACTGTGGAAGCAGCGCTTGCCCGCAGGTGGTCAGGCTACACCCATGAGTTTCATGGGTAAAAACGGCAAGCAGTATCTGGTGGTCGTTGCTGGCGGCCATGGTTCACTGGACACCACTGCAGGTGATGATGTCATTGCATATACGTTGCCCTAA